The Ziziphus jujuba cultivar Dongzao chromosome 5, ASM3175591v1 genome segment AGAACCCCAGAAATATAGCCAAAAAGATTCAAGtagttaattaaaaatttttgctTTGCATCGCATCGCATTGGTGCATATCATATGAAACTGTTGGCTCCAACATGCTAGTCTTAGGCTGAAAGGAATCTCAGGACACAAAACTGCTTGGAGAATAAAAAGATATAGAATGTTTTACAGTATTGGCTCACCGAGGAAGGTACATAAGGTTTCGTTAACCACATTATGCTTCTGTTATCCAAATCCATTAGTTTTAAAATGTCTCGACTAAAGGCATCCATGCCTGATGGATTTATGCGAGCCAAATCTTCATAACTCAGTAAGAAAGACGAAGAGAAAGCTTACATAATTATAACATTCACAACTCACATTGAAGAGTTGCTAGATAGCCACATTGCATTGCTTCAGCCCATCTGCCACTGCATTCACAGCACCAACCAAAAtagtcaaaaaaattttttttaagaaaaacctTGACAAGTATCTGCTTTTCATCAAACTTACAGAAAAGATGTATATCCAACATTGCAAGGGTGGTGTATCATCCGTTGGATAGTATTAGGCCATATTTAGAATTACAAGTACTAAAAATAGCCGTTAAATCTTTATGTCATGATGATCTTTTAACAGAAGCATATCAAAAGGCACTTTAAATACTAAAACCTGTAAAACCGGTTTGCCTTTGTTTGGATTGGCAGATTGCTTTGCTGCCCCCACTAGTTGTGCCCGTGCAGCTCTTCCTGCAGCAGACTTTTCATACTGCTCTTGCCTACAGATGACAGTGCAAAGTCGTAACATAATGAAGAAACAATAATTTGGCTAACTGATTGGCTCTTCTGTACTTAAATCCTGAATAAGTGCCCCCCCGCCTATCAAAGTGCAAGCCAGTAGGTACATGCTATTGTACTTTGTATGCACTCCCCTTGTGTAGGTTGTGACATAATACACGTGTGTCCCTCAGCATGCAAAGTTTCAATACTAAGCATAAATGAATTGCAGAATGAGACAATCTTTACAGAGGTAATCAGAATCAAGCACAGACAGAAATAATAGCAGAATTTTTTCTTTGCTAAACAATAATAGTAGGATTTTGAACAATGAATGTACAACACCAAAATATGCTTGAAAACTTTGGCCTCCAATTTTTACAGCTACAAGTAATAATCTTTGAGCGATGTcatgaaaatgataaatattatggtCTTTTATTACAGATATTTCAAATATGTAATTATATGAACCCAAGTTCGTGGACCAAGCAAGGGCAGAAGCAAGCAATTAATGATATTATAGCTATGTAAAACAGGAAGATATAGTTGATAAAATGGCTTTTTACATAATCTGTCACTGAGCAAGAGTCCCATGTCATCTCTAAAAGGCACGATACAAAAGCAGCTTCCAATCATAAGCTTTAATAAGGATGTTTATACATTTTACAGGTCCTAATACGTAAACAATGGTAAAGATAAGCCACTCCCAGAACTGGAAAATCCAAACGGTATCCAAAAGCACAAAAGGAAAGTAAAAATCTTAATTTCTTCAAGACCAATCTATTCTCAAATGGTTACCGTTCCTCAATGACCCGGGCATAATTAGATGCTATTTTCTAATTCTTATCTccaaaaaccagaaaaaaaaaaaaaaatcctcaattCAACGATATTATCCAAGCTCATAACAAACGTCGGTGTTGCCAGAAAATtcgaatcttttttttttttttttctgggttccGAATTATCACTGAAAAACCATACGATCTTCGAAAAACCCGAAAGCAAGGAAGGTGGTTAATTTGAGGAAAATAATCTATGAAAACGGGAAATTACCGTTTCTGGGCTGCTTCGGCAGCTTTAGCACGAACTTCTGCGGAGGCtaatctctcttcttcttttttctgttcttttttagCTCCGTCCAAACTACCACAGCATTGCCCCATCTCCCTCTGTCTACCTACAATCAGcttcggtttttcctttttttttttttttttttttttttttttctgttttgacTTCCGCGTTGTAATTGACTTCCTTACGGAAGATGGGCAATACCGTAATACCACGTACACGCTGTCTAATATGAACAATTGCAAGGTGACACGTCGTATTCCATCCGGCTTCATTAACAGTACGTCGTCGTTGTGATATACCTTCCGTTAGGAAACCCACGTCCCACCATGTCATTGCTGGTTCAATGGGAAGCAGTGGCAAAGCCCTAATTTTGCAGAGAGaagagggagggagagagatGAGCATCCGACCGTTGGAAACGCTCCCTCCAACAGAATCCTTAGAGATAGAGAATGGGCTCTCACTCGTGCCGCGCGTGAGGCTCGAGCTCACATTATACCCGGCAAGCCCCTCCGTTACCAAACCCATTGACGAGTGGAAGGTGAAGCGCACGCTCATACACTTCCTCAAGAACTCGCTCTCCGTCCCGGTTACTGTACCCGAGGAAGATCTCCATATCAAACGAATCAAGGACCTCAAGAAGCGGAAGCGTGACGACCCTTTAGCTCTCGGTACCCTTTTCGTTCGAGACCTGGGATTTCTTAATGAGAAAAGCAAGAAGAATGAAGATGAAAAGGAACAAGACGTGAAGGTTTTAGAGAAGTTCTTGGATTGGAGAAGATACATCGTTGAAAAGATGGACGGGATCGAGCTGAATATTGAGGGAATGAAGTTCAAGCTAAGTGTTGCGATTCCGGCGTCCGATGACTTCGAAAGCATGAAGAAATCTTGGGAGGAGTTTTTTGCGTTCGGCAATCGGGGTTGGTGATTGTGAACGGTTTATAATGAATATATTGAGCTTAACAGATTGAATTTGGTTGAAAATTAGTTTGCGTTCTTCTGTGGGCAGGCTATTCAAGGAGTGGGAGGCAAGAGCCTGATACCATAGTGCTGAGAGGAGTTCCATCAAGGTGGTTTGCTGAGCCGCGGGTTTCGTCGAAGCCTTCCTTGCTGGTTACCCACACTATATTTTCAACGTTTGGAAGGATAAGGCATGTCAATGCATTTTTCTTCTGTCTTTAGATATCACTTAAACTGCTCAATCCTAGCTTGTATTTGCGCTTTCTTatgttttctctcttttctgatgttttaaatcactttttcTTATAACGTATGAACCAAATGCTGAGACTTTGAGATCAGTATGGAGTTTCAGATTGCCACCCCAACTACATCTTTTAGGTGGTCTATTAACATTGCTGGCCAAATAAAAAATCTGAACATTGTTTGATTTTGGCTCTTGCTGACCTTGACTTTTGAACTttgagaaaccaaaaaaaaaaaaaaaaaaaaagaaggaaaaaaaaaaaaagacacaggTTGGCAAGTTCAAGAAGTTGCTATCCTTTTTCGTCTTAGGATTGTGAATAtgactttaaatttttaaaataggcCTTATGTATCATCTCAGAActttatgatatttttgttttatatttgcatCAAATCATGTTTTAGCAGCTCTACTAATATGGCATTAGCTAATTGTGAAAAATTGTTGTTTCCCTTTAACTCAAACTCTATAGGAATCTTAATGTTGCTGAGGACGATGATTTAGGTAAGGATGCGGATGAGGATGCTGCAAACATAATCTCAGGCCTCCACTGTAAAATTGTCGTTCAGTTTGAGAAGTACAGGGACTTCTATAATACTCTGAAAGTGTTATGTTGTCGCTCACTACAGAAGGTAAAAAGTTCAGTTTTTCCAAAGTACTATTCTTGGTGGAATAACTGGGTTTGAATCATTAGCTTTGCATAATTTGTTGCTAGTGAGAGCATTTTCTGATATTTAATAGTGTAGTATGCTGACAATAATGGCGTATCATATAGCCCTTTGATTCACCATCCCTAATATATTGCCTCCTTATATTCACATTTTACTGTTTATCCTTACCATGCATTTAGTCCTTCTTCTCTTTTATGGACATTTGTCAACTTGGATCTGTCATATTCTCCAAATTTACTAGGCTTTTGCATAGTTATTTTTTATGACAACAATTGGATGTGATAACATTGAAACAAATGCACCTTTTCCTTGAGTTATTCTGATGGGAACCGGCGATGAGGTGATGATTTGCTATGGGTCTCTATTTTAAATCCCTTCATTTGCCTACTTTATGTTAAATGATATATAGCCAGTCAAGAGCTGTGAGGAGAGAGAGATaactttatgaaattttattattattattgttgttgttgttgttattaattgACTGACCTTTGTTCTTGTTTGATGACTGAACATGGTGTGCAATTGAACAGCAAGGATCTAGATTGAGAGCTGATTATGAGGTTACTTGGGACAGGGATGGCTTTTTCCGGAACTCGAGAAATTTAACACAGGTGAAAATTGGGGTCCAGGAAATAGCAGCTGCACCCTACAAAAGTGAAGCTCCTAGACGCCAACAACACATATCTCGGTTCAGTCCCGAGGACATCCCTAGAAAGAGGTTCAAGGTTAGAATTTGTATCATGCCAAACTGAACTATTCCCCTGTTCCTCAAACGATTACTGTTCTATTGACTAAATCTCAGTTAGATTGCCATTTTCATGTTTTCTAATTTTGGAGTAAGATTCTCAAATGTTTATACTAATTCTATTTCTTTTATTGTATGTTCAGGAATAGGGAGTATAATGTAACATTTTGGAAAATTTCTTTTGTGAGAGAGCTGGGAGTCTGAAGAACAGTTCATACGGATTTGTTAGCCTGACTTTTGTACAATTAGTTCCCTTCTGTTTTTAATTCTATATATACCATTAATCTTTAAAGTTGTTCAGTATGTTGTCCAATATTGTAGTTCCATGCTTCAACTAACATAAAGCACAGTTAATGTACTCCCTATGAAAGGTTCAAACAGACATGATATGGCAGGCCAACTTCTGCTCTCAAATTCCATGTCTCGGTTTATGTAATTATATCATATGCATATCATGTAAGAAAAGAGATTGGGCCATGCCGCCGTATTGGCCGCTTGGTGCAAGGCCATTGGCCCGAAGAGCCATTGGCCTGATGTCTAATGATACTACAGGCATCTTTTTTATTcacctaaaaaataaaacgCTCCCTGTCCTCCTTGCTTATCACTGTGGTGGAGAAAGAAATCAGTGGGACCTGCCTAATCACGTGGAACACGTTTATCCATTCGAATTAAGTCATTTGGGTAATTTTCTTCCATACACTTTTCCAGTCAAGGACTCCTAATCAGTGTCTATCAAAGTTGGGAATTTGCTGGCTTTGAGATTCGACACATGCTAAAGTCACAGTGATCTCGTGCTAAAATTAAGATACCCGTAATACAAAAACCCATAGGATTTCTCGACGCCGAATattatttggtaatttttcgACGACATTATTCAGCTTGGCTGGTAGCGTTGCCGCGGAATTACATCATCCTGAAAACTTGACCCTGAAAAAGAACGGGTCAGTTTTGCTGAAAATTCACGAGAAATGGGTCCAACCTTGGGTATTTTACCCacatgatataaaatccagataGCATTTCgtaaattatattcttttaacaaaaaatttgaaagagaaCTTTCAAAATCAGACCCGGGCTACAGAAAGCACGCGTATCTTGGAGTGGATTCCTCATAAATATAATATGCTTAAGCAATAAACCAAGGTAGCGTCATGAACATGGAGATCGTTGGAACAAATTTCATTCACATGATCTCTTTACAAAACAACAAGAAAATGGGTTACAATTTGTAGTCTATTCGCAGGTTGCTCATCTACACATTAAACATGTCGAGGAGAGattgaattttcaaaaccaatccTACATGtctaaaaaagggaaaaaggaaaaattataatgTACATATTTTAGTACTGCATCAAAATCTTtaacacagaaaaaaaaagaaaaaagaaaagaaaagaacaaactAAAGAAGGGAATTCGGAGATCCATCAAGTCGATATTCACCAACTTTTCCGATGTCCATGTTGTCTTGGAGACTTGTCTTTCACACCTTCGCTGCGATTTGTCTTAGGAGAAGATAATCCGTCAGTTTTCATCTTGGGTTGGCTCAATTTTCTTacatattctttcttcttcattgACCTTCTCCTATCGGAGCTCTCCTTCAATGTGGGAACCATGTACCACCCAATAGAGGTACATAGAATTGCAATCGATCGCCCAAACAAGGCCAAGAACAACAAAATCAATATCACAAACACAGGCAAGTAAAAAGATGGTCGGTTCCACTTCCACCCAGCGAACTTGGTGTTGTTCCATGAGAAGCTCCTCTTATTTTTCGTGTACTTATCCGATTCCAATTTTGATTGATTCTCTTCTTTCACAGCCATGGAAGTCTCAATAGGAAATTTGTCATCAGGAAGTACTTGTTCTGTTGCATGTTGTTCTTCAGTCATGGTTTTCTCATCCTTTTTGTCCTTCAACTTGATTACAATCGGAACACAATCGTTGGAATTCTTGTATACAAAGCGAACTAAGGAAATATCTTGAGCGCCACTTTCTGCATAAATCTTCTGCCTTTTCTCTTCAAGATCGGCTAAAAGTGCAGAGAATTTATCAAGGCCGCGAGAGGAATAGGGGTTGtctttgtttttggaaaacaaCCCATTTTTTCTTGATTTCTTTGGTGTTGAACAAGCACTAGAACTCATGGTATGGTCGTCTTCTTCTTCGTGGTGAAGTGTGCCGCAGATGAAAGGAATCAGCATCTGAAAgacagagagagacagagagagaaagttTTCTGGTTTAGAGGAagtgttttgtttgatttgggATGAAACTATTAGAGAAAGAGATACATAGCCCCATATACATGTAAATTCCAATTCGAACGGTCTGCTTGGAAGACTAGATCCAAATGAAGCATAAATAGTCAAACAAAAGggtttgaaaaacaaaatcctaTGAAAGCTTCCCACATGGATTTTACATTTGTATATTCATGGTTGACCTCTTGCCTAGAAGAAAACACTGTCCCACAAATTTTTATTCTGTCCAAACTGTACacgtagaaaaaataaaataaataaaatgaaaatgtacCCTCTAGAAAGaaagttcatttatttttatttttttggtaatgtccTCTAGAAAGAAAGTCCTAATACTTGGAGAAGTGggattgaaaaagtcaactttttaaTAGTTATCTTTCTTATGCTCTAGAACTATTTTCTAATTGAAAtcattgacatatatatatatatatattttctctggAATGCATTATAATTTGCACTTTTTAATATTGCCTGATAAAGATTTGAGATAATATGTTATACGatgttatttatgtaaaatagtctaattttttttataatatatcataatttattctgatattaaatatataaattttatcatatgtgcatcataaaaaaaaaataatgatatatatatatatatatatatgaagtgaAATTCAATCATTTAATCTTTTCATCTAGAATGAGCACCAAAGACAATGGTACGGTAGTTGAAAGACGCAGAAATTAGTTGGCAGCAGGTGAGAATAAAAAGGTCCAAGGAATTTGTTCGGCAAAGCGTAGAAAATTGATTACAAATATCCACCTCAAGGCGGAGTAAGCTCTCATTCATTCACTACGCCATCGCCATCTGATCTTGTTTTCTGGATGATAATAACCTCATTTGTTtgcttccttctttttcttttaatcataaTAATGAGTCAGTGACATCTATGGATACAGAGGGGATGTtttgggaaaataataataataataataataaaggataaGTGTAGGACCGAATGTGGTTGTTAAATGGACACCCATTCCCTAGCCTTTCAGTGGGTTTTTGTCTATttcacttccttttttttcccaagcctagatggaaaatatatgtgtgtgtgtgcgtgtagatatatataatcCTTTTAATATTGAAGATATATATTAAGCCGTTAGTcttctatcatatatatatatatatatatatatttttatcatttaatttttaaattattttaaaaaatatatttgaaatttatgaatttaatgaaaacttaaaattttaagagAATAAAGTGAACTAATGTAGAATTTacataaattccaaatatattttttatttcaacccTCGAAATTTTAAAGACtgataagaaaattttaatgatttttcagacggttattatttgaaaatttcagtACTATTTAATcttaaaactaataataaataatttattaattttaagatAAAGTTAGATATTTGGAGACAAATTACTGGAAAGATTACAACGAAGAGAATCAGCttaataaaattaacatgtttattttactaattaacgtcagaaataatcaattaataaatgaatcCATGATTACAAACAAGTTGGACTTTTCTTctgtctttttatttattatttattttgggtaaatggacttttcttttgtttatctAAAGATTTGCCGGCCGAAAAATCTTCCGAAATACcatatactaaaaaaattatacaacgatGGAAGCGAGAAGGTCATGTCAATGGAAACAGgaaatacaaagaaaacaaagaaatgaaTAAGTCGTgccgttttatttattttccaaatttgcTAAACTGCACCGCACAGTACACGCATTGCgttttaatatcaaattcaaGGGCAATGCGGCCCACGACGGCGATTtgactacaaaaaaaaataaaataaataaataaaataaaaaaatgacgcATCTCTTAATCATTCCAATTGGAAAAAAAACattgattaaaattaaatcattttaaataaaagtaaaagatcatcattttaaataaaagtaaaagatcagtattccaattttttaatatgtattttcttGTGTATATCGTTTCCAAAAGGGATTCGTCCCAAGTGACCTCTTGGCTTAGCTCAGAGATCGATCCATTATTATATTGCTAGATGATCTAAACTCAAAAGACTTGAGCTTCAAgctttctaattaattttttcagcaaaatgggaaaaaaaaacaaaattgtcaaattattattattattatttttagcaaaaagAATGGTCGATTTGGATTTCAGCTTGTGGGTCAGCATAGTGAGGCATTTTAACGGCGTTGATTTCCAGAAAATAAGGGGCTTCTCCATCTGGTGATACAAAATGATCCACGAGAAACACTTGCATATTTAcaagtttttaatataatttttggtcCGTGCATTTCAGGCAAAAAGTAGTTGTAGAAAATGAAGTCGTAGATTAACTCCTAACCACGACTGCGATTCTAATAAATGCAAAACGACTTATCTCAAAGTTGTTGAAACATTGTCGTTACggcttttctttctctctctaaccaCAAAAAAGCTTAGAGAACGACATATATAATCTTTATCATCTTCTAGAAGACTAGGTCTAGGAGCCTTAAATGAGCTTCCTTTCCTCTCATTAAGAAACTTCCTTATTAAGGTCTACATGTTCCTTGGCCTAGCACCATTTACAAATCCATTAATTACAAGTTTTAACAAAAAGCCTCTGGTAAATAAAAAGCCTCCTAGTTTTAGTTGGAAAGCAggatagcataaaataaaatagataagaCCATCTGAATTTTTTTGTAGGTTTATATTCCACCATTTAACGATTATTAAAATCCCCAAGttcattattttgaattttcaactTGAATATTTTTTGCTTTGTTTAAGGTGGTGTAAGTCTTTCTTTAGCGTAACTCTTGAAGTCTAcaagattaaaatataaattctaaTGGCTTCAAAAAGTATTATCTTGTACTTGAATTTTTCTCTATTAGATAAAATCAAACGCCTTCTTCAATATCCTCTATGATGAATTTccccggaaaaaaaaaaaaaaaaatcttctattCTGGGTTTGGTGAACCAGTCGAGTATTAATCGTCATCCAAATCCAAGCTAGGTGTCCTGACCTCttcaataaaatacaaataaatcatATGCTTTGCATTTGCTTTCTTCACCTCACGTAACCGCGTATTTGTAAGCTAAATACTCTATTACCTGCTGCTTTTTCCTCCTACACGCAAGCCTCCACTCCGCGGTCAATTTCAGCCCCAACCAAACCCTGATCTCTACatgaattttaaaacaaaaacaggTTTTAAAAGTTCATGTTTTGGGTTTCAACATGTaagatttatattatatataaagctaTAATTGTCTATCTACAAAATCATCATTAAAGTTTAGTGATTAGGTGAACAACATAAAACCCCAAGTAAGTTGTTTTATAGCTACTGAACATTTCCAATTGCAATGTATTATATCCACATCAATGAAACACAATACaggttaaaaaattgaaatcatatAATACACAAGCCCTCAAGACGGATAAggtcctttcttttcttttgaccATGTGCCTCCCAATGATTATAGGACACAAAAGGGAGGAACAAGATTTTATCTGCCACTTCATTCCTCTGGATCCATGACTCAGAGAGGAATTCCGTAACCTTAGACATTGGTTTTCCTCTGCAACATCAGTGAGATCGATAGGTTCATCAATCACTgtcatcaaaattttcatcatcCTTCATGTACTTCTCTTGCACTGCTGCAACCGTGAACAGCCTTTGTTAAGCAAAACATATCAAACTCTGCCTTCCTTAGTTATCAGATTATTGCAACATAAAAAGGCACTGACGAAAAAGAGAAAAcgtaataataatcacaaaggGTACTGCTACTGCTAGGGGCACCAACAAGTCTAACAGCCTGTTTACCACGATGATGTGGTAAGGAGACTTATTATTTCATCATTGATATATTAATACAACCTAAATATGGATAAATCAAACCCTTGAAGGATAATTGTAGCTGAATATAAGCCAATCAAATAATGAAATCATCACTTGGTATACATATTGATAGACTTCTCAGTATCTCTAGCGTTGTTCATTATGCAATCTCGAATGCACAATCTGATATGATGGAGATGGTCAAGCtacataaaagaagaaaataaaaatattttcgagGTCCCACAGCTTCTCTTAGAGGGCAACTCGTGGTAAATCTACATTTCTCAGCATAGAGTTCTGTCAAAGCTCAAAACATGATGCAACTCTTGAGAAAATTGGAAGTATAAACAATTATGAGCAGAGCATTttaaataactaataataaaaggatATCTGTAATAATCCCAATCAAGAGGGCCAACTGCGATCTTGCTGAATTCAACTGCACTAGCTTCTATGCCAGCAAAAATGTATCCATTGGTCTTGTCTATCAGCTTAACTAAATTGCCCACACTCTCTTTATCCTGAAAAGGACAGAACTgtgaaataaattgataaacaataaatgggCTTAAAGAATAACTTGGACAGAAATATGCGTACCTGAATATCTAAGGTTGTAAAATTGACAAGACCAAAGTCATCGATTACATCACAGAGCTCCTTAGTGAGCTTTCTGCAATACAAATCACAAATGGCATACATTGCAAAGAGAAATAGAGAATGATTTACACaaattgcaataaaaaaaattgtaccacCGATCACACCTGTACTTGGAAGAGTAACGATCCTGAGCAAGAAGGTTCTGTAGATACGATAAATCTTGTACATCTGTATAGAAATCAAGGTTAAAACCTGCAACATGTTAAAAATTTGACAGTTAGGAGGATAGGCAGCAGTGATAATACCAAATGAAACACACTTAatactaaagagaaaaaaaaatatatatatacctagtTTTCCATAGCTCTCTATCAAATCAATCTTAGACAAGACGTTAATGTGTGGTAGTTCCAAATGAAGCATGGTGGACAAGGAGAGTAGCAATGCACTAACATATTTCCCAGGGTCATTGCAAAGATGAGAATCAACTAAATGCACCGCAGTCAACTGCACCATTTAGAAAGCAAGTTGAAATCACCTCAGCTGTCTATTTCCTGGTCGACTGTAGAAAAATTTACCATAGAACACATAATCATACCCTAAGGTTTAACTTTTTTATAAGTTTCATAATAACACTCTTAGCATTGGAGTGAAGGAAAAATAACTCCACTTGGCCAGGGAAATCAAAGAGGAGATAATGATCTGCAAAATTAACAGCACAGTAAGCTAACATGTACTGACACAACAGGTAAATGTATCTCACAATGGACCAAGGTTTTAGGGTTACTATTAGTTTTCAGTGGATTAACAGAGATTGTTAGCCAACAGGCCCTTAAGAAACTAAGGAGAAAAACAACATCCCATACAATCAGCAAAAAGATTAAATTGATTATTGAATAATATTCAACATCTATATTACAATCTGCAGTACACATCATATAACAAGAAGCTCTGCAATCTTGTTGACTAAATAAAAAAGTAGCATATCAAGTTGATGAGCAACTTATAACTTTAGCTTTAAAAAGTTACTCTTGAAGAGACTAAGTTTTCACCATTTTGGAAATAGGAAAGAAAGTAtcaattaaaagaaacaaaaaaggttTATCATAATGACCAATAATAAAGCCTGAATATTCTAAGATGAATTAAAGCAATGCACAACCTACCAGCTACTAACCTTTCAAAAGAGGTTCCAATTTAGCTTGCAACCAGTCAACATTTTTCTCTAGATAATCCATGCAATATACAAGGCCTAGAAAAACATAATGAAACAGAAATTAGAGAGTACACAACGAAAAGGGCATACACATTAACAAAACTTGAGCAGAAACTccctttgaaattaatttttcaaaacaacGTTCAATAGGAAGAAACTGTCAAAAACAAGGTCGCTTACCACCATTAGGACCAAGAGAATGCTCCATCATCACATCATTCAGTTTTATTAGATCCTCAATGTTCACAGCACACTCATAACTATGTTTCCATTAAGGAAATATTAGATTGACTTACCAAAATCAGATTGaatctccccccccccccccccccccccccccaaaaaaaaaaaaaaaaaaaaaaaaaaaaaagaaatggaacaCTACTATGTTTGGAACATGAAAACCACATAAGAAAAAGATTagttaagaaaaattaaaattctcacATATTATCATTCAACATGTAAGTATATATCATGTGCTATATATGTATGCTATATTTGTCTTTTTATCACAATTTTCTTATAGTCAAGTAATCCCCATTGGATTTTAAGCTTCAAATCTATCCTAACTGCATAAAACAAAGAGGATACGGTAATGCATCATTAGCGGGATCGAGATTGATAACAGCGACCTTCCTGCATAAGCACAATGATTCAAATTGTAAatgtgaaaatataaatattctcaTGTTCTGGCAGTTAAGCTTGAGTGGAGGACATCAAACACATATAATAGCATCATCTCCTTACCCATCCAAAAAATCCCACTCTTCCAGTCACAAGACTATTATTATCATTCAgtatatcaacaaaaaaaaaaaaaaaaaaaaaaagaaaagaaaagaaaagaatagaaagaaagaaaatgcaaTGTAGAAGTTTACCTTCCAATGAGCTTGAGGAACTGAGACATACCATTGCAGTAAGTAGTCTTCCCTGATCCAGGTGGACCAATTACAACTTGCCCAAACACCATCTTCCCTCTTTTACTTGAGAATTTGTATCTGTTACAATCATatacattaca includes the following:
- the LOC107433692 gene encoding GPN-loop GTPase QQT1 isoform X2, whose protein sequence is MVFGQVVIGPPGSGKTTYCNGMSQFLKLIGRKVAVINLDPANDALPYECAVNIEDLIKLNDVMMEHSLGPNGGLVYCMDYLEKNVDWLQAKLEPLLKDHYLLFDFPGQVELFFLHSNAKSVIMKLIKKLNLRLTAVHLVDSHLCNDPGKYVSALLLSLSTMLHLELPHINVLSKIDLIESYGKLGFNLDFYTDVQDLSYLQNLLAQDRYSSKYRKLTKELCDVIDDFGLVNFTTLDIQDKESVGNLVKLIDKTNGYIFAGIEASAVEFSKIAVGPLDWDYYRVAAVQEKYMKDDENFDDSD
- the LOC107433718 gene encoding uncharacterized protein LOC107433718, producing MLIPFICGTLHHEEEDDHTMSSSACSTPKKSRKNGLFSKNKDNPYSSRGLDKFSALLADLEEKRQKIYAESGAQDISLVRFVYKNSNDCVPIVIKLKDKKDEKTMTEEQHATEQVLPDDKFPIETSMAVKEENQSKLESDKYTKNKRSFSWNNTKFAGWKWNRPSFYLPVFVILILLFLALFGRSIAILCTSIGWYMVPTLKESSDRRRSMKKKEYVRKLSQPKMKTDGLSSPKTNRSEGVKDKSPRQHGHRKSW
- the LOC107433719 gene encoding uncharacterized protein LOC107433719, which produces MGQCCGSLDGAKKEQKKEEERLASAEVRAKAAEAAQKRQEQYEKSAAGRAARAQLVGAAKQSANPNKGKPVLQWQMG
- the LOC107433717 gene encoding uncharacterized protein LOC107433717; protein product: MGSSGKALILQREEGGREMSIRPLETLPPTESLEIENGLSLVPRVRLELTLYPASPSVTKPIDEWKVKRTLIHFLKNSLSVPVTVPEEDLHIKRIKDLKKRKRDDPLALGTLFVRDLGFLNEKSKKNEDEKEQDVKVLEKFLDWRRYIVEKMDGIELNIEGMKFKLSVAIPASDDFESMKKSWEEFFAFGNRGYSRSGRQEPDTIVLRGVPSRWFAEPRVSSKPSLLVTHTIFSTFGRIRNLNVAEDDDLGKDADEDAANIISGLHCKIVVQFEKYRDFYNTLKVLCCRSLQKQGSRLRADYEVTWDRDGFFRNSRNLTQVKIGVQEIAAAPYKSEAPRRQQHISRFSPEDIPRKRFKE
- the LOC107433692 gene encoding GPN-loop GTPase QQT1 isoform X1 produces the protein MVFGQVVIGPPGSGKTTYCNGMSQFLKLIGRKVAVINLDPANDALPYECAVNIEDLIKLNDVMMEHSLGPNGGLVYCMDYLEKNVDWLQAKLEPLLKDHYLLFDFPGQVELFFLHSNAKSVIMKLIKKLNLRLTAVHLVDSHLCNDPGKYVSALLLSLSTMLHLELPHINVLSKIDLIESYGKLGFNLDFYTDVQDLSYLQNLLAQDRYSSKYRKLTKELCDVIDDFGLVNFTTLDIQDKESVGNLVKLIDKTNGYIFAGIEASAVEFSKIAVGPLDWDYYRYPFIISYLKCSAHNCLYFQFSQELHHVLSFDRTLC